In one Cyclopterus lumpus isolate fCycLum1 chromosome 22, fCycLum1.pri, whole genome shotgun sequence genomic region, the following are encoded:
- the LOC117751608 gene encoding zinc transporter 2-like, producing MELSAEMPLIETHLEPLRCTGSPDDEHSDSSEDASSEDALWRPDGLCLEAGTMSAAESEVRRSARRKLYLACTVCLLFMTGEVVGGYAAHSLAIMTDAAHLLTDFCSILISIFSLWLSTRPPTHTMTFGWHRAEILGMLLSMVSIWAVTAALVALAAQRIHDGDFDIDSRIMLVTSGCGVGVNVLMVLILHQSGASHGHAHAHALPAKQRQGSGHHHSHGNAAVKAAFIHVLGDLVQSLGVLLAATIIYFWPEYKVADPICTFLFSVLVLATTLPITKDVLRILMAGAPRDVDFSSVRERLLSVKGVTSLHSLHVWSLNTTRSFLSVHMATDEGTDAQLVLKKATKLLRSKFDFSSVTIQVEH from the exons ATGGAGCTATCAGCAGAGATGCCTCTGATTGAGACTCACCTGGAGCCTCTTCGATG CACGGGTTCTCCAGACGACGAGCATTCGGACTCGAGTGAAGACGCCTCCAGCGAGGACGCCCTGTGGCGGCCCGACGGCCTCTGCCTGGAGGCGGGCACTATGTCGGCGGCCGAGAGCGAGGTGAGGCGCTCGGCCAGGAGGAAGCTCTACTTGGCCTGCACTGTCTGCCTCCTCTTCATGACCGGAGAGGTGGTCG GAGGGTACGCCGCTCACAGTCTGGCCATCATGACGGACGCGGCTCATCTTCTGACGGACTTCTGCAGCATTTTGATCAGCATCTTCTCCCTGTGGCTCTCCACGAGGCCTCCAACACACACCATGACCTTCGGGTGGCATCGAGCAG AGATTCTGGGCATGTTGCTGTCGATGGTTTCCATCTGGGCCGTGACGGCGGCGCTCGTCGCTTTGGCCGCTCAGAGGATCCATGACGGAGACTTCGACATCGACAGTCGGATCATGCTCGTAACCTCCGGCTGCGGAGTGGGGGTCAACGTCCT gATGGTCCTGATCCTCCACCAGTCTGGAGCCTCGCACggccacgcacacgcacacgcacttcCCGCCAAACAGCGTCAAGGGAGCGGCCACCATCACAGCCACGGCAACGCCGCCGTGAAGGCGGCGTTCATCCACGTGCTGGGAGATCTGGTGCAGAGTCTCGGCGTCCTACTGGCCGCCACCATCATCTACTTCTGG CCTGAATATAAAGTAGCGGACCCGATTTGCACGTTCCTGTTCTCGGTTCTGGTTCTCGCGACGACACTTCCGATCACAAAGGACGTCCTCAGAATCCTGATGGCCG GCGCTCCTCGGGACGTGGACTTCAGCTCCGTGCGGGAGCGGCTGCTGTCGGTGAAAGGAGTGACGTCGCTTCACAGCCTGCACGTGTGGAGCCTGAACACGACgcgctccttcctgtctgtgcaCATGGCCACAG ATGAAGGCACCGATGCTCAGCTCGTCCTCAAGAAGGCAACAAAGCTCCTGCGCTCCAAGTTCGACTTCTCCAGCGTCACAATCCAAGTGGAGCATTAA
- the LOC117751128 gene encoding zinc transporter 2-like, producing the protein MELSAEKPLIEIHLEPLRWTGSPEDESSDSGEDASSEDALWRPDGLCQEAARLWQMSAAESEVRRSARRKLYLACAVCLVFMTGEVVGGYAAHSLSIIMDFCSIVISIFSMWLSMRPPTDTMTFGWQRGEILGMLLSMVSIWAVTAALVASAAQRIHDGDIDIDSRIMLVTSGCGVGVNVLMVLILHQSEDSHGHGHALPSKRLQGSGHHHSHGNATVKAAFIHVLGDLVQSVGVLLAATIIYFWPEYKVADPICTFLFSVLVLATTLPITKDVLRILMAGAPRDVDFSSVRERLLSVKGVTSLHSLHVWSLNTTRSFLSVHMATDEGTDAQLVLKKATKLLRSKFGFSSVTIQVEH; encoded by the exons ATGGAGCTATCAGCAGAGAAGCCTCTGATTGAGATTCACCTGGAGCCTCTTCGATG GACGGGTTCTCCAGAGGACGAGAGCTCCGACTCGGGTGAAGACGCCTCCAGCGAGGACGCCCTGTGGCGGCCCGACGGCCTCTGCCAGGAGGCGGCCCGCCTCTGGCAGATGTCGGCGGCCGAGAGCGAGGTGAGGCGCTCGGCCAGGAGGAAGCTCTACTTGGCCTGCGCCGTCTGCCTCGTCTTCATGACCGGAGAGGTGGTCG GGGGGTACGCCGCTCACAGTCTGTCCATCATAATGGACTTCTGCAGCATCGTGATCAGCATCTTCTCCATGTGGCTCTCCATGAGGCCTCCAACGGACACCATGACCTTCGGGTGGCAGCGAGGAG AGATTCTGGGCATGTTGCTGTCGATGGTTTCCATCTGGGCCGTGACGGCGGCGCTCGTCGCCTCGGCCGCTCAGAGGATCCATGACGGAGACATCGACATCGACAGTCGGATCATGCTCGTAACCTCCGGCTGCGGCGTGGGGGTCAACGTCCT gATGGTCCTGATCCTCCACCAGTCTGAAGACTCACATGGCCACGGCCACGCGCTTCCCTCCAAACGGCTGCAGGGGAGCGGCCACCATCACAGCCACGGCAACGCCACCGTGAAGGCGGCGTTCATCCACGTGCTGGGAGATCTGGTGCAGAGTGTCGGCGTCCTGCTGGCCGCCACCATCATCTACTTCTGG CCTGAATATAAAGTAGCGGACCCGATTTGCACGTTCCTGTTCTCGGTTCTGGTTCTCGCGACGACACTTCCGATCACAAAGGACGTCCTCAGAATCCTGATGGCCG GCGCTCCTCGGGACGTGGACTTCAGCTCCGTGCGGGAGCGGCTGCTGTCGGTGAAAGGAGTGACGTCGCTTCACAGCCTGCACGTGTGGAGCCTGAACACGACgcgctccttcctgtctgtgcaCATGGCCACAG ATGAAGGCACCGATGCTCAGCTCGTCCTCAAGAAGGCAACAAAGCTCCTGCGCTCCAAGTTCGGCTTCTCCAGCGTCACAATCCAAGTGGAGCATTAA
- the dnajc5gb gene encoding dnaJ (Hsp40) homolog, subfamily C, member 5 gamma b: protein MEDPNKLQRKMSTAGESLYKILGLEKGASPEDIKKAYRKLALRHHPDKNPNNPEAADKFKEINNANSILSDENKRKIYDEYGSMGLYVAEQFGDDSVKYYFLMSKCWFKALVVCCSIFTCCCCFCCCCFCCGKCKTAEDEANFAYMDPEDLEAEIREQDKGDHVIVIQPSSGASDDAASSSGEKAPIVIQPQANQS, encoded by the exons ATGGAGGACCCAAACAAACTTCAGCGTAAAATGTCAACAGCAGGAGAAAGCCTGTATAAAATCCTGGGACTGGAGAAGGGAGCATCTCCAGAAGACATAAAGAAGGCCTACAG GAAACTGGCGTTGAGGCATCACCCCGATAAGAACCCGAACAACCCAGAAGCTGCTGACAAATTCAAGGAGATCAACAACGCCAACTCCATCCTCAGCGACGAGAACAAGCGGAAGATCTACGACGAGTACGGCTCCATGGGGCTCTACGTGGCCGAGCAGTTTGGGGACGACAGTGTCAAATACTACTTCCTCATGTCCAAGTGCTGGTTCAAG GCCCTCGTGGTGTGCTGCAGTATtttcacctgctgctgctgtttctgctgctgctgtttctgctgCGGGAAGTGCAAAACCGCCGAGGACGAGGCCAATTTTGCCTACATGGACCCCGAGGACCTCGAGGCGGAGATCAGAGAACAGGATAAAG GGGATCATGTAATCGTTATTCAGCCGAGCTCCGGAGCTTCAGATGacgccgcctcctcctcag GTGAGAAGGCACCGATCGTCATTCAGCCTCAGGCGAACCAGTCCTGA
- the tp53i3 gene encoding quinone oxidoreductase PIG3 isoform X2, translated as MMRAVCVDVPGGPENLLLRTVPRPQPKGGEVLIKVHATALNRADLLQRRGLYPPPPGESDIIGLEVAGTVDTLGPGLKGGWRPDDRVMALLSGGGYAEYVSVPEELLMPIPPNLTLCQAAAIPEAWLTAFQLLIFIAQVKEGEVVLVHAGASGVGTAAVQLVRLFDAVPVVTAGSPEKLKMAESLGAAAGFNYKEESFAQAVHDFTAGKGANVILDCIGGCNWEQNVSSLATDGRWVLYGTMGGRAVEGDLLGKLLSKRGHLLCSLLRSRSLQYKADLVKAFSHRALPGFSGQRASLRPVIDSTFSMEDIAEAHRHMEANKNTGKIVINVIPPNQETQ; from the exons ATGATGCGTGCGGTGTGCGTCGACGTACCCGGAGGACCAGAGAATCTGCTGCTGCGAACCGTCCCGAGACCTCAGCCGAAAGGGGGAGAAGTCCTCATTAAAGTTCACGCAACGGCCCTCAACAGGGCGGACTTACTGCAG AGGCGAGGATTGTACCCGCCTCCCCCAGGTGAGAGTGACATCATAGGCCTGGAGGTTGCTGGCACTGTGGATACTCTGGGACCGGGGCTGAAGGGAGGCTGGAGGCCAGATGACCGAGTCATGGCCTTGCTCTCTGGAGGAGGATACGCAGAATATGTTTCTGTGCCGGAGGAGCTTCTCATGCCCATCCCTCCTAATCTCACTCTCTGCCAGGCTGCTGCGATCCCGGAGGCCTGGCTCACTGCTTTTCAGCTGCTAATTTtcatag CTCAGGTGAAGGAAGGGGAAGTGGTTCTGGTTCACGCCGGAGCCAGCGGGGTGGGAACAGCTGCCGTCCAGCTGGTGCGTCTGTTCGATGCCGTGCCCGTCGTTACCGCAGGAAGCCCCGAAAAACTGAAGATGGCTGAGAGTCTGGGAGCGGCAGCGGGGTTCAACTACAAAGAGGAGAGCTTCGCGCAGGCAGTCCATGACTTCACAGCAG GCAAAGGAGCAAACGTCATCCTCGACTGCATCGGCGGCTGTAACTGGGAGCAAAATGTGAGCTCCTTAGCCACCGACGGCAGGTGGGTGCTGTACGGCACCATGGGGGGCCGGGCGGTGGAGGGAGACCTGCTGGGAAAGCTGCTCTCCAAGCGAGGCCACTTGCTCTGCAGCCTCCTCCGCTCTCGCAGCCTTCAG TACAAAGCGGACCTGGTGAAGGCCTTCTCACACAGAGCGCTGCCGGGCTTCTCTGGGCAGCGGGCCTCCCTGAGGCCGGTGATTGACAGCACATTCAGCATGGAGGACATCGCTGAAGCTCACAGGCACATGGAGGCCAACAAGAACACGGGGAAGATTGTCATTAACGTGATTCCACCGAATCAGGAGACTCAGTGA
- the tp53i3 gene encoding quinone oxidoreductase PIG3 isoform X1: MHHILHTGRSLLGNASQTARHKCCSSFAKMMRAVCVDVPGGPENLLLRTVPRPQPKGGEVLIKVHATALNRADLLQRRGLYPPPPGESDIIGLEVAGTVDTLGPGLKGGWRPDDRVMALLSGGGYAEYVSVPEELLMPIPPNLTLCQAAAIPEAWLTAFQLLIFIAQVKEGEVVLVHAGASGVGTAAVQLVRLFDAVPVVTAGSPEKLKMAESLGAAAGFNYKEESFAQAVHDFTAGKGANVILDCIGGCNWEQNVSSLATDGRWVLYGTMGGRAVEGDLLGKLLSKRGHLLCSLLRSRSLQYKADLVKAFSHRALPGFSGQRASLRPVIDSTFSMEDIAEAHRHMEANKNTGKIVINVIPPNQETQ, encoded by the exons ATGCATCACATCCTGCACACTGGAAGAAGTTTACTCGGAAACGCCTCGCAGACA GCCCGGCACAAATGTTGCTCTAGCTTTGCCAAGATGATGCGTGCGGTGTGCGTCGACGTACCCGGAGGACCAGAGAATCTGCTGCTGCGAACCGTCCCGAGACCTCAGCCGAAAGGGGGAGAAGTCCTCATTAAAGTTCACGCAACGGCCCTCAACAGGGCGGACTTACTGCAG AGGCGAGGATTGTACCCGCCTCCCCCAGGTGAGAGTGACATCATAGGCCTGGAGGTTGCTGGCACTGTGGATACTCTGGGACCGGGGCTGAAGGGAGGCTGGAGGCCAGATGACCGAGTCATGGCCTTGCTCTCTGGAGGAGGATACGCAGAATATGTTTCTGTGCCGGAGGAGCTTCTCATGCCCATCCCTCCTAATCTCACTCTCTGCCAGGCTGCTGCGATCCCGGAGGCCTGGCTCACTGCTTTTCAGCTGCTAATTTtcatag CTCAGGTGAAGGAAGGGGAAGTGGTTCTGGTTCACGCCGGAGCCAGCGGGGTGGGAACAGCTGCCGTCCAGCTGGTGCGTCTGTTCGATGCCGTGCCCGTCGTTACCGCAGGAAGCCCCGAAAAACTGAAGATGGCTGAGAGTCTGGGAGCGGCAGCGGGGTTCAACTACAAAGAGGAGAGCTTCGCGCAGGCAGTCCATGACTTCACAGCAG GCAAAGGAGCAAACGTCATCCTCGACTGCATCGGCGGCTGTAACTGGGAGCAAAATGTGAGCTCCTTAGCCACCGACGGCAGGTGGGTGCTGTACGGCACCATGGGGGGCCGGGCGGTGGAGGGAGACCTGCTGGGAAAGCTGCTCTCCAAGCGAGGCCACTTGCTCTGCAGCCTCCTCCGCTCTCGCAGCCTTCAG TACAAAGCGGACCTGGTGAAGGCCTTCTCACACAGAGCGCTGCCGGGCTTCTCTGGGCAGCGGGCCTCCCTGAGGCCGGTGATTGACAGCACATTCAGCATGGAGGACATCGCTGAAGCTCACAGGCACATGGAGGCCAACAAGAACACGGGGAAGATTGTCATTAACGTGATTCCACCGAATCAGGAGACTCAGTGA
- the cenpo gene encoding centromere protein O — translation MEGASAKGVLSHLSLLEVQARSRKTQPKQPSRVQELKAKAEALTRQRDQLRAEVETHKNLKKLRASMDKRCRREEDEEEGMDEDSENSNLLRLMARHTQLKDLLHAYDVIGGYNIIKTRQGKGLCVSLATAYEGAYFETYNLEMDLKPTVRISRHNVPPFIPLNNLAEQSNMQTEIRTLLDPLSQHLNAFAGRKQQLKLVKELHKSVEVMESNVLCSFLVLMFTLPREKTAVLCSLDYSDCTRCLPTRVHFECEDNELPDSPEWKKHRSLLMETPVHKALITMRKMGNIV, via the exons ATGGAGGGAGCGTCTGCGAAAG GTGTTTTGAGTCACCTCAGTCTGCTGGAAGTTCAGGCAAGAAGCCGTAAGACTCAACCTAAGCAGCCGAGTCGCGTGCAGGAGCTGAAGGCTAAAGCGGAAGCGCTGACGAGGCAGAGAGACCAGCTGAGAGCCGAGGTGGAGACTCACAAG AATCTCAAGAAACTGAGGGCATCCATGGACAAACGGTGTCGAcgagaagaagacgaagaggagggaATGGATGAAGACTCTGAGAACTCAAACCTACTGCGGCTGATGGCCAGACATACACAACTGAAAGACCTCCTGCATGCTTATGACGTCATTG GTGGGTACAACATCATAAAAACCCGCCAAGGGaaaggactgtgtgtgtctctggcaACAGCCTACGAGGGCGCCTACTTCGAAACCTACAACCTGGAGATGGACCTGAAGCCAACCGTGAGGATCAGTCGTCACAACGTTCCCCCGTTCATCCCTTTGAACAACCTGGCGGAGCAGAGCAACATGCAGACAGAAATAAGGACTCTCCTGGACCCCCTCAGCCAGCATCTCAACGCCTTTGCTGGTCGCAAGCAGCAGTTGAAGCTCGTTAAG GAGCTCCATAAGTCTGTGGAAGTGATGGAGAGTAACGTGTTGTGTTCATTTCTGGTGCTGATGTTCACGCTGCCGAGAGAGAAGACGGCGGTTCTCTGCTCACTTGACTACTCCGACTGCACCAGATGTCTTCCCACGCGAGTCCACTTTGAATGTGAAG acaatGAGCTTCCTGATTCTCCAGAGTGGAAGAAACACCGCAGCCTTCTCATGGAGACTCCTGTGCACAAAGCTTTGATAACCATGAGGAAGATGGGGAATATTGTGTAA